TATTCGCCTATGTTTActagtttaattaaactttatttttaatgatattcaaGTTTTCTTTCCTTATTAAAGGAGTTCACTAATGATATAGTGATCTCACTCAAGTTAATCTGAAACATATATACGTGTAAGTACATTACTCCCTCTTAAAGTAGaacatagaaaattttatgctACAATCATCTAGTTATCTTAATCttggaaaacaaaaaaaaatatatacatacatattgtatacttatatataaatcaatagttataaattaattagtttgaTCTATTACCTATTATCCAAATAATTGTACTACTAATTTTAATCAGGCAGTTTTCATAGGTAATtttccttaaatataaatttagagtTAAATGCAtgctttaaattgttattaatgtttGCGTCTTCCAGATCTTGCACGAtctatatatgatatttttatgatggatattgtcataaaaattaataatcagtCTAATGGGAGAGATAAACTTGCCAGGTCAGTGATAAAACTTTgtgtttctataaatatgGCCATAAACTCGGCTCcgaattttatcaataatcatAAATTCTGGAATTTAACTTCTTTCCTTCACATTTAAGGTTAATTCAATATGCAAGTCGACTAGTCTGGCATCAGTTAGAAAGGagaaatgcaaataaatattctattgaTAGAATAAAGAGCTTAGAAAGCAATTTAAGCACATTTAGAAAAggtttgttgttatattttttttattttttatggtacATAAGAAACTTTATTCACATAatctgatatatatttttttttttttcagttttaagaCTTGGAAGATGTCTTGACATATGTTATACAGCATTGAATTCGCTTAACATAGAAGATccatttttaagaatatcttTAACTATAAGTAAAATAGCTCATGCATTATTTCTCTACGCAGATCATGTTGTGTGGTTGACAAAAAGTGGCTTCCTTAAAACAGATTCTGAGAACTGGAATCGCACTGCAAACAAATTCTGGTTGATATCCATAATTGCTAATTTAGCTCGAGATTTCTATGAAATCTTACATGTTCTAGAATTGAATAGAACAACATTTCTTAAACCCACAGATCTCATTGCAGGTtctataaagaattttaatttacatgtcAGTATGAAACATTTGTCTGCTATTCTTTGCTGTCATAAAGATATTTTCATAGATACATTAAAGAATtcttgtgatatttttattccctTAACAGCATTAGGTTTTACCAAATTAAGCCCTAGTGCTATTGGTACACTTGGAACATTATCATCAATTGCTGCATTAATTACTCTAGTGAAACcaataacaaaattagttCCTGCGTGaactacttaattttatagaattatatgTAGATTATCTTCAAATATGGTGGTATAAAATATGCGAATTTTTACaactatgttttaaaattttcattctaTGGGTCTTATAATGGTGTATGATAATCATCacaataagatataatattcattgttaTGTTATAACAAGGAGAAGctaataaatgtgtataattaaatggGTGTTTGTATATGACatgtgtgttttgtttaaaatttgacaTAAACTTATTTCTAACATTACAAGATAGAATGGTGATAaagttgattttaattttgtagtaGAAATCTGCGTCCGGcattttcacccgcgtaaatgaGTATTCGTTGGAGTAAAAGTAACCTAAGTTATTCCTCATTACATTCGCTATCTGCCAGTGCAAGtcccatcaaaatcgatcCTGCTATTCCAGAGATTAGCAGGAAACGAAATTATTTTGGTGTACGtaccattttatatattcatatacatgTGGTATAAAAcggttatttcaatattacaatCACGATAATAATACAACCTATAGATGTatagctaataataaatagataatatatatagatagatttaaGTTTTTTGAAGAAAGAAAGACTTTTTTAGGATTATCCTTTATATGGTTTCTAGTTCATATACTTGGAAACGAAATGACGAATGATTGCAATTAAGATGTGGATGGAGTGAAATTGAGACAAATGTGATttctaagaatattttttgcttgatttatgaattaatagaTGCGACACGCGGTTTCACTTGCGGATGAACCCACGGGAAATAGCAATTAGCAATCGTTTTGGAATATATAGCTCGTGTACACTGTactatttattcttcattCTGTGACATTGGTTTTGGTAGCTGTTATTGTCTATTATGTCAAATAAAGTTGTCACTTGTCAAGTTATGTCTGTCAAAAAAGGGACTCTTGAAGTAGGTCTCAATTCGtttgttgttaataataactttatcaTAAAAGCATTACtctgaaatttaaaacaatggcGCATAAAGTGAAAGACGCTGtaaaaaaatttcttttgCTTGGCCAATGTGTACCTACTGTGAAGCAAAATGCAACAAAAATTCGTGTGAAGAGGTTAGAATtggatgaaaatttattaatggtATGGGTACAATAtctgtgttatttattacattatatgcaATTTGTGAAGATAGTCTAACTCGTACTTTTATAGTATTTCAGAAAAGATGAATTCTACTATTGCCATGATCCAAATAAAATGTGCAAGACTGGGGATATCGTTTTAATCAAAGCATTACCTCATAAAATGACAAAACTAATAACACACGAAGTAAAGGAAGTAGTACACCCGTTTGGTGATGTTACAGACCCTATTAGTGGAAAAAAAGTTGCGAAAGAAAGGTACCGTGAAGATATTGATAGACAAGCAGAACTGTACGGGAAACTCGATTCTACATTTGATTACGATAAAGCACCACCCAGAGGTTGGCAGGAGGGAAAGAAAGATTTTACATCAAAACCTACATATACGAAATTCCATGTTTTTGATGAGAATGATCcttatgcaatttaattttagatatataagtttaatatgATGTAATTTATAGATAGTGTAAATATGTGATTAGACTgccatttgtatttttcttcacACCCCCATTTATGTAAActgtaatgtattatttattggcaACACCTAGCAGGGCATTATTTGAGGATTGGACCTTATGTGacaattttgtaaatgaatataatatttccttatttgtttaaagttCAACAAACAAGTTATGCgcatacctacatatatattatatacatacatattatgagcTCCCTTCCATAACAGAAGTGCTAAAACATAAGTAGTATTCTTGTCTtcctttttctattattaattttggtaTAAGCTATGCATTCATGAATCAAGTGTTtaccataattttttttttttctatacaaaattattgagtAAGGTTATTAGTAAAACCTTTTCTACTTTAGGTTAGTAGGTaagtagtattaaaaataacacagtttaaaagaaaacatcgtacttaaaaaaacaaatttaataaacaaaatttctatCTCATAATGCTGGTATCAGTCCTGCGCTAAAAATTCTCTTTCTAAAGCAGCTCCCATAAGGTTCCAAGAGCTATCATCGTCATCAGGGGGTATGTCATCATCAGAAGGAGGCGTTGAGGGCCTTGGCCGTTTCCTTGGTGCTGCATctggattaataatataaattagtataacCTTCTATAAAATCTACATTTACTGTATTGAAAAGCTTCacataaaattcttaaaacaatGGACTAATTAACCTCTGGACCTGgcaaaaaattcaaatgtataaaaacttGTTCAACAAAGTGAAGTATGATGCacacaatgttttttaattattattaacacagattcaattttcataataattcacGTTATTTGTAGTGCTTGAACTGAgttgataaaaacaaagatattGATGAACAAATGAATTGACATTTGTTAATTCTTTGGTGTGATTcacattattgtttttaaatttatgaaaatgaatatatatacacaaggAAATTGCAGCTATGATTCTGTATGATATGATGAGTTAACTATCTTTTTAGTCTTTTATTCTAAACAGCCTTCCGAAGTTCAATATTACAGTGCTgacaaatacatacatagtatGGGCAACAAGACTACCTTCATTGGTCTCATTTTAAGGGACGGATTGgtctcattttaaaatttgaaacttGCATGTCCTCTACATGCAAGTTTCAAATTTTACTGATTTCAAAAGTTTGTGAATTACAAAACCAGCAATATATTCAACCAGTTACATACCAATTACTACCTAGAGtagaaaatactatacattattttacaagGGTATCTAAAGATTTGACTCTAAAGTATAAGGTACTATAATTACTTGTAATCTAACTAAGAGTGAGAGCAATGTGTACCTGTATCTGAATCACTAGAATTTTCTTCCTCTTTCTCTTGCAACCTGCAAACAAAGAACAATATAAGTAAATGAAACAAACCATATACAAGGTTTTTAAAATAGCTGATCAGCACTGAAGTTACAATTTTCCCAAacctatttcaatttaatatttttattttacctttctTGAGAGTTATTAGCAGTTTCAAGTGCTAGTAATCTATCTTCTGAAAGAttttcttcatcatcatcatcatcctgTGGCTTTTTCTCTTCATCCGATGAGCTTTCGTCcgattcattaaaaatatcctcCACCTAAAAGTATacaaatgaatacaaaaaaaaaattgaaacaaaaaaagaaatatcgcAAATAGAAAATAGATAACGGATAAATTAAGTTGATGtgattattttagattttatttcaagctcataaaatatgtttcgtTTTGATAATCATGTAAATTAAGAGGAAACCCTAACTGTTTCTATTTGAgagcatattaaaaataaactctatgatataaatattcacaagATTATCTCTAGAGAAAGCGGTTATATACCTCCCGGTCCATATCAGCGATATCATCACTGGAGAAAGAGAGCAGCGGGTTGAGCGTGTCCATGAATCGTCCAGATGGCGTGCGCTTGCGTAGAGCGGGTGCGGGCGGCGCCGGCGGCGGGCTGCTACAGTGCGCTGGCGGACGACGCGCGCTGCTCTGTTGGAGAGtccttgttatatatatttaatatatgatagttgagcacgcttcggtacgaattggcaATCAGCCTTACGCctttccaaatgttcatgggcggtggtagcgcttaccatcaggcgacccaccagctctattgccgactgtgacataaaaagagATAAGAAGCAGTTCATGTGTTAAAACTATGGATAAAGAAGAGTATTTAAACAGCTTTTGTGTTATTTGGTACATATACTCCAATACTATCagaatttattcaaatcaaattcagAATCCATTAGTTAGTTTTGATTGCTTGAGTTATGAACATACAAACTGTTTTCCAAACcctcacatttttttatacacttgTAAACAAAATCcacttcatattataataaattacacatatttTGGAAACAGAAATGTGATGATTACGAGAGGATACTTGTTggcatataacaaaaaatactcaaATGAGTATAAAGTCAAATATAGTTGCAAAGTAATGCACCaataattgtatatgtatacatcattaattaaaatcaacatcaaattacataaatgtatatCATACCTGTCCTCCTCTTTGCAGTGGATATAGTCTCTCTTCAACTCTTTCCCACCTTTCAGCACAGGTCCAGAGCCACTCTGGTGTTACGACATGTACTTTTGTTTTTCCTTCTCCCATTCTACGACTGGCATTCACTTTAGCTGTACCTAGgttcaaatactttttaataaacaaatatcagAACAGAATGTATCtattgagttttttttgtCCCTTGTGCTAATATAACTTAGCAATGGATACAAATTTGTGATTATAtacaatgtataaaacataacagtcataaagctatttaaatcaataataaaaaaaaaagattaaaatgtagctacatatatatatatctgtcACAGATTAAATAGGTCAACGACAATACAATGTGTACTATAACTATTTTGCATACATAAATGATAAAGTTTTGCTAGcctgttaataaaaataatatttacctgATCTAACTGCAACTAAATGTGTGGTTTTTTCAGTAAAATCCTGTGTCACTTCAGCCCCCAAACTTCTTGCAACTAAGTATGCCCTAGATGTCTCCAGCCTCTGATGAGTGGGAACTAGACCACTAAACACTAAACTGGTACCAGCTAACACCTTACTCTTTACTTCCGGaatgataaatttcaaatcagGTATAGTTTCATGATCCATTTTCTCATACATATCATAGAAATGtctgaaaatattgtaaatttattagaattatcctcttattttaaaaatatggtaCCTAAGTAAgtcatgttttaaaaattcatttaatcatGTGTTGTTCTCGTATCTGTCTTCCATAAAAAGCTTAAATAAAGGAAGTCTTCAGtagaacatatattttatggatttATAAGTGAAGTTACATAAATGCACTTTTATGTAACTTGTATCAGAATCCAACaagaaaattaatagatttttttatgcctgtgtcaatatatttataaattagtaagTAAGATTTACTTACTTATGTatcctttttaatatatcctCTAAATATATTAGGTAATCATCAGAATCCTCTATTTCTATCTGCCCATCTAAAGTTTCTAACCACCGAGGCTCTGACTCTACCACTACagcattttcattattttcaattttatcattaGCTTGCTTTTCTTCTTCATCTTTCACCTTTTTATGAACAAGCTTTTCAGAATTGGTGTCATTATTTTTCGAATTTTCTTTGACATTATTCTGTGCAGATTCTTGCTTTTCTGGTTCTGCCTCCAATGTGGGCAATTGAGGCAATAGTGAGCCGTTTTTACCACTAATGGGCTTTGTTTTTTCATCAACTGTAAATAGGTTAAAACAGTTTactattaatgaatataaactcCACATTTTCATGAGAAAACGGTATCTTTAAGGATTTTCTAgggtttgatttttttattattattattatgagaaATACATACTTAAAGGAGGAGGAGCATTGATATCACCAGTGGACTGAAAGAATGAGTATGGTCTcacatgaattaaatttgctgCATGTTTCCATACATCCTCTCTGTCATCAATTATGCACACCATATTGTCACCACATGGAAACAGTGCcctgaaataaataagccctgttaagaaatttgtaatttatatgccTTGagattaaatgatttatatacttataatggTGATACATTGTTTGTCTTAATATAGTaacagtaatttttaaaacgacATAATTtggaaaacaaacataaaaattggaATACAATGTGtagtaatgaatttaaataggtaCAAGAAATTGCAAGGTATACCATACATATGGAAAGGagaacatttatatattcaacaaTTAAGGATGCTGAAATCAATGAtatgagtattttttatttcctaataaaataacttaatgtGAAATGGCCAAATTTGAACAAGTAATATTGAGATTATAAGAGAGACTAAGggataagaataattaaattgttattattaatttctgatTTTCACACTTACTTTAAATTAGCTGATTTTGTTCTTGCGTCAAAACACTCATCTCTAGATAATATCCTATgagagaaatattttttttcaggaTCTAACAATTCAGTAACAGCATGTGCATACTGCCTGGCACCGAACGTACAGACATGCAATTCATAATTCTTTGCTGCTGCTTCTAAAAATTCTTGTGTTCTTGGTCTGAGTCTTGTATGACACCATCTTCCGGGACTTCCGGGGCCTCTCAAGAAGAAGTGTAGCACACCCTGGAGATGTTTAATAGAcactaagaaaataaaatatagaaaagacTGACTCTTATTTAAGCATTTGTTAATTTGGGGAAGAAAGAAATCACtgtaaagaatttaattaatttgtcacttaaatcaataaataaaagtgcatgataaacatacttaataattaaagaagcattcctttttttttaatattgttcctgatattaaaaaaaatttacacacatatatatatatatatatatatatatatatatatatatatatatatatatatatatcatacatttataatattataataacaaacttacatttataatattagaatgaaGTTAATGAtcaatgttttcaattatCAAAGAGaatgttgtatttttagaaatgaaatattacctTAACATTGG
The Zerene cesonia ecotype Mississippi chromosome 14, Zerene_cesonia_1.1, whole genome shotgun sequence DNA segment above includes these coding regions:
- the LOC119831720 gene encoding peroxisomal membrane protein 11B; the encoded protein is MMDIVIKINNQSNGRDKLARLIQYASRLVWHQLERRNANKYSIDRIKSLESNLSTFRKVLRLGRCLDICYTALNSLNIEDPFLRISLTISKIAHALFLYADHVVWLTKSGFLKTDSENWNRTANKFWLISIIANLARDFYEILHVLELNRTTFLKPTDLIAGSIKNFNLHVSMKHLSAILCCHKDIFIDTLKNSCDIFIPLTALGFTKLSPSAIGTLGTLSSIAALITLVKPITKLVPA
- the LOC119831695 gene encoding 28S ribosomal protein S17, mitochondrial encodes the protein MAHKVKDAVKKFLLLGQCVPTVKQNATKIRVKRLELDENLLMYFRKDEFYYCHDPNKMCKTGDIVLIKALPHKMTKLITHEVKEVVHPFGDVTDPISGKKVAKERYREDIDRQAELYGKLDSTFDYDKAPPRGWQEGKKDFTSKPTYTKFHVFDENDPYAI
- the LOC119831994 gene encoding RNA polymerase II subunit A C-terminal domain phosphatase, with the translated sequence MADKTMSISVPCEKPIKVEKWKVKQGAFVSQGQILFLYSDSSGNSTGFKKFKALRAGTIVSIKVKEGDIAEPGGCLADLEECRHPTVMKDMCAECGADLRAEERQKQDVAIVPMVHSVPELKVSEELAQKLGREDADRLLKDKKLVLLVDLDQTLVHTTNDDIPPNVKGVLHFFLRGPGSPGRWCHTRLRPRTQEFLEAAAKNYELHVCTFGARQYAHAVTELLDPEKKYFSHRILSRDECFDARTKSANLKALFPCGDNMVCIIDDREDVWKHAANLIHVRPYSFFQSTGDINAPPPLIDEKTKPISGKNGSLLPQLPTLEAEPEKQESAQNNVKENSKNNDTNSEKLVHKKVKDEEEKQANDKIENNENAVVVESEPRWLETLDGQIEIEDSDDYLIYLEDILKRIHKHFYDMYEKMDHETIPDLKFIIPEVKSKVLAGTSLVFSGLVPTHQRLETSRAYLVARSLGAEVTQDFTEKTTHLVAVRSGTAKVNASRRMGEGKTKVHVVTPEWLWTCAERWERVEERLYPLQRGGQSSARRPPAHCSSPPPAPPAPALRKRTPSGRFMDTLNPLLSFSSDDIADMDREVEDIFNESDESSSDEEKKPQDDDDDEENLSEDRLLALETANNSQERLQEKEEENSSDSDTDAAPRKRPRPSTPPSDDDIPPDDDDSSWNLMGAALEREFLAQD